A window from Zingiber officinale cultivar Zhangliang chromosome 7A, Zo_v1.1, whole genome shotgun sequence encodes these proteins:
- the LOC121999579 gene encoding pectate lyase-like: MEFGVKYFFFYLLFLANAVLLSTAHIAFYDDYWQKKAEEARNNTLNAYVTDPSTVVNHFNSAPLFDHNSTRRGLGHRAKVKGCLATNPIDRCWRCQPNWVNNRKKLALCAKGFGHDAIGGLHGKIYVVTDTSDDNLLDPRPGTLRYGVTRDAPLWIVFARDMVIRLQQELMINSYKTIDGRGANVHIAYGAGLTIQFVSHVIVHNLHIHDIKPSSGGNIRDSETHWGVRTRSDGDGVSIFGSSHIWVDHLSLSNCADGIIDAIEGSTAITISNCHLTRHNDVILLGASDSYSDDAKMQVTVAYNHFGRGLVQRMPRCRWGFFHVVNNDYTHWLMYAIGGSMHPTIISQGNRFMGPPNQAAKEVTHREYGTEAEYAKWNWRSENDQYLNGAVFTQTGHKVSTKYSKLDYIKAKPGSWVARLTRFSGCLNCKANSPC, encoded by the exons atggagttcGGCGTCAAATACTTCTTCTTCTACCTCCTCTTCCTAGCCAACGCTGTGCTTTTGTCTACCGCCCACATCGCCTTCTACGACGATTACTGGCAGAAAAAGGCCGAGGAGGCACGCAATAACACGCTCAACGCCTATGTGACCGACCCCAGCACCGTTGTCAACCACTTCAACTCCGCGCCTCTTTT TGATCATAATAGCACGAGGAGAGGGCTGGGGCACCGTGCGAAGGTGAAGGGCTGCTTGGCCACCAACCCCATCGATCGGTGCTGGAGGTGCCAACCGAACTGGGTTAACAACCGCAAGAAGCTGGCCCTGTGCGCAAAGGGGTTCGGCCACGACGCCATCGGCGGACTCCACGGAAAAATCTACGTGGTCACGGACACCTCCGACGACAACCTGCTCGACCCTCGTCCCGGCACGCTCCGCTACGGAGTCACCCGCGACGCCCCCCTCTGGATCGTCTTCGCCCGCGACATGGTCATCCGTCTCCAGCAGGAGCTGATGATCAACAGCTACAAGACCATCGACGGCCGCGGCGCCAACGTGCACATCGCCTACGGCGCCGGCCTCACCATCCAGTTCGTCAGTCACGTCATCGTCCACAACCTGCACATCCACGACATCAAGCCCAGCTCCGGCGGTAACATCCGCGACTCCGAGACCCACTGGGGCGTCCGCACCCGGAGCGACGGCGACGGCGTCAGCATCTTTGGCTCCTCCCACATCTGGGTCGACCACCTCTCCCTGTCCAACTGCGCCGACGGCATCATCGACGCCATCGAAGGCTCCACCGCCATCACCATCTCCAACTGCCACCTCACCCGCCACAACGac GTGATCTTATTGGGCGCCAGCGACTCCTACTCCGACGACGCTAAAATGCAGGTCACCGTGGCCTACAACCACTTCGGCAGAGGCCTCGTGCAGAGGATGCCCAGGTGCCGATGGGGCTTTTTCCACGTCGTGAACAACGACTACACCCACTGGCTGATGTACGCCATCGGCGGCAGCATGCATCCCACCATCATCAGCCAAGGCAACCGATTCATGGGCCCGCCAAATCAAGCTGCCAAGGAG GTGACGCACAGGGAGTACGGAACGGAAGCAGAGTACGCTAAATGGAATTGGAGGTCGGAGAACGATCAGTACCTGAACGGAGCGGTCTTCACCCAGACAGGGCATAAAGTGTCGACGAAATACTCGAAGCTCGACTACATCAAGGCGAAGCCCGGGAGTTGGGTGGCGAGGTTGACTCGCTTCTCAGGATGCCTCAATTGCAAGGCGAACAGTCCATGTTGA